The following proteins are co-located in the Pseudomonas antarctica genome:
- a CDS encoding LysR family transcriptional regulator, translating to MDTLQNMRAFSCVAEAGSFTAAAVQLDTTTANVSRAVSNLEAHLQTRLLNRTTRRIALTEAGKRYLLRCEQILAYVEEAEAEASDAHARPAGQLKVHTMTGIGQHFVIDAIARYRRTHPDVTFDLTLANRVPDLLDEGYDVSIVLASELPDSGFVSQRLGITYSIACASPDYVKAKGCAQRPQDLLNHACLRLVSPVIQLDKWTFNGPEGQESVAINTSPFLVNSADAMKTAITSGMGVGLLPVYAAIEGLRNGTLVRVMPTYRSQELNLYAIYPSRQYLDAKIKTWVEYLRGSLPEILAAHQAELVAYELSGSLSGARLAN from the coding sequence ATGGACACTTTGCAAAACATGCGCGCTTTCAGTTGCGTGGCCGAAGCCGGCAGCTTCACCGCCGCCGCCGTGCAACTGGACACCACCACCGCCAACGTCTCGCGCGCGGTCTCCAACCTTGAGGCCCATCTGCAAACCCGCTTGCTCAACCGCACCACCCGTCGCATTGCACTGACCGAAGCCGGTAAACGTTACTTGCTGCGCTGCGAACAGATCCTCGCCTATGTCGAGGAGGCCGAGGCCGAAGCCAGCGACGCCCACGCGCGCCCTGCCGGGCAGTTGAAAGTGCACACCATGACCGGTATCGGCCAGCATTTCGTGATTGACGCAATTGCCCGCTACCGCCGCACCCACCCCGACGTGACCTTCGACCTGACCCTGGCCAACCGCGTGCCGGACCTGCTCGACGAGGGCTACGACGTGTCCATCGTGCTGGCCAGCGAGCTGCCGGATTCGGGCTTCGTGTCCCAGCGCCTGGGCATCACCTACAGCATCGCGTGCGCCTCGCCGGACTACGTCAAGGCCAAAGGCTGCGCGCAACGGCCGCAGGATTTGCTCAACCACGCCTGCCTGCGCCTGGTAAGCCCGGTTATCCAGCTGGATAAATGGACCTTCAATGGCCCCGAAGGCCAGGAAAGCGTGGCGATCAACACCTCGCCGTTTCTGGTCAACTCGGCCGATGCGATGAAAACCGCGATCACCAGCGGCATGGGCGTTGGCCTGTTGCCGGTGTATGCGGCCATTGAAGGCCTGCGCAACGGCACACTGGTGCGCGTGATGCCCACCTATCGCTCGCAAGAGCTGAACCTGTACGCCATCTACCCGTCACGCCAGTACCTGGATGCGAAGATCAAGACCTGGGTGGAATACCTGCGCGGTTCGTTGCCGGAGATTCTGGCGGCGCATCAGGCGGAGTTGGTGGCGTATGAATTGAGTGGCAGCCTCAGCGGCGCTCGCCTGGCGAACTGA
- a CDS encoding transporter substrate-binding domain-containing protein: MIQRFALLALLFSIDAVAVIEPPRREIRFAVAAQFPPFQSRNLQGQLVGLNIDLGNALCQQLKVRCTWVDQVLVENIPALDARQFDAIMGMAPTSERRRWVGFTDNLYPFTTRLVARRSSGLMPTISSLKGKRVGVLLGSNREAFTRSKWAPEGVIIESFWLNDELVRSLVAGDIDATLQGTVEIRGALLDTDAGQDFNFLGPAISAELLGDGVAIAVRKPDTALRNQLNRALEELMQNGQYQRILAPYHLEAP, from the coding sequence TACAGCGCTTTGCACTGCTTGCCCTGTTGTTCTCGATTGATGCCGTTGCGGTTATTGAACCGCCTCGGCGCGAAATCCGCTTCGCTGTTGCCGCGCAATTCCCGCCTTTCCAAAGCCGCAACCTGCAAGGCCAACTGGTCGGCCTGAATATCGACCTGGGTAACGCCCTGTGCCAGCAACTGAAGGTGCGCTGCACCTGGGTCGATCAGGTGCTTGTCGAAAACATCCCCGCGCTTGATGCCCGGCAATTCGATGCGATCATGGGGATGGCTCCCACGTCTGAGCGGCGGCGATGGGTGGGCTTCACCGATAACCTTTATCCCTTCACTACGCGTTTGGTCGCCCGCAGGTCCTCAGGCCTGATGCCGACCATCAGTTCGCTCAAGGGCAAGCGAGTGGGTGTATTGCTGGGCAGCAACCGCGAAGCCTTTACCCGCTCGAAGTGGGCGCCCGAGGGCGTGATCATCGAGAGTTTCTGGCTCAATGACGAACTGGTCCGCAGCCTGGTGGCCGGCGATATCGATGCGACCCTGCAGGGCACCGTGGAAATTCGGGGTGCGCTGCTCGACACCGACGCCGGCCAGGATTTCAACTTCCTGGGCCCTGCCATTTCGGCCGAACTGTTGGGCGACGGCGTGGCGATCGCGGTGCGCAAGCCCGATACGGCGTTACGCAATCAACTCAACCGTGCCCTTGAAGAGCTGATGCAAAACGGCCAATACCAACGGATCCTCGCGCCCTACCACTTGGAAGCGCCGTGA
- a CDS encoding chemotaxis protein CheV, with protein sequence MSTTKARADSLSLLLFTLRSGKLMAINLLKVSEIIPCPPLTKLPESHPHVKGIATLRGASLSVIDLSRALGEMPLQDPNGGCLIVTDVSRSKQGLHVQAVSKIVHCLTTDIRPPPYGSGGNRSFITGVTQVEGGLVQVLDIEKVIHAIAPAPIEVAPTDLTMEEAEVLGNARILVVDDSQVALQQSVHTLRNLGLTCHTARSAKEAIDVLLELQGTVEQINVVVSDIEMSEMDGYALTRTLRETPDFQELYVLLHTSLDSAMNSEKARLAGADAVLTKFSSPELTKCLVIAAKAVAQKGL encoded by the coding sequence ATGTCCACCACCAAAGCCCGCGCAGATTCACTCTCGCTTCTGCTCTTTACCTTGCGCAGCGGCAAGTTGATGGCCATTAACCTGCTTAAAGTCAGTGAAATCATCCCGTGCCCGCCGCTGACCAAGCTGCCGGAGTCACACCCCCACGTCAAAGGCATCGCCACGCTGCGCGGTGCCTCGCTCTCAGTGATCGACCTGAGCCGCGCCCTCGGCGAAATGCCCCTGCAAGACCCGAACGGCGGCTGCCTGATTGTGACCGACGTCAGCCGCTCCAAGCAGGGCCTGCACGTACAGGCGGTGAGCAAGATCGTGCACTGCCTGACCACCGACATCCGCCCGCCGCCCTATGGTTCCGGCGGTAATCGCTCGTTTATCACTGGGGTGACCCAGGTCGAAGGCGGGCTGGTGCAGGTGTTGGATATCGAAAAGGTCATCCACGCCATCGCTCCGGCGCCGATTGAAGTAGCGCCGACCGACTTGACCATGGAAGAGGCCGAAGTGCTCGGCAACGCGCGGATTCTGGTGGTGGACGACAGCCAGGTCGCCCTGCAGCAATCGGTGCACACCCTGCGCAACCTCGGCCTGACGTGCCATACCGCACGCAGCGCCAAGGAAGCCATCGATGTACTGCTGGAGCTGCAAGGCACGGTCGAGCAGATCAACGTGGTGGTGTCGGACATCGAAATGTCCGAAATGGACGGGTACGCCCTCACCCGCACCCTGCGCGAAACCCCGGATTTCCAGGAGTTGTACGTGTTGCTGCACACCTCCCTGGACAGCGCGATGAACAGCGAAAAAGCCCGCCTGGCCGGCGCCGACGCGGTGCTGACCAAGTTTTCGTCGCCCGAGCTGACCAAGTGCCTGGTTATCGCTGCCAAGGCTGTGGCGCAAAAGGGCCTGTAA
- a CDS encoding YkgJ family cysteine cluster protein, translated as MNTHFSCVGCGKCCTDHHVPLTLEEARSWAADGGNVIVLVEGFLGNGLGLPVLQREHAERRSVVVPSGNTEAFVAITFAAYNAGRCRNLDEDNRCGIYERRPLVCRIYPMEINPHIPLNPAAKDCPPESWEQGPALIVGGELVDQQLAELIRRSRQADRDDVHTKEAVCALLGIRTTALKGDGFTAYLPDMHAFAQAIELAVDQPSVASEWVFHVSGLDIAEQLLDAGAQIATEVPANYAFISLRTA; from the coding sequence ATGAACACTCATTTTTCCTGCGTGGGTTGCGGCAAATGCTGCACCGACCATCATGTGCCCCTGACCCTCGAAGAGGCCCGGAGTTGGGCGGCTGACGGCGGTAACGTTATTGTTCTGGTAGAGGGTTTTCTCGGCAATGGCCTGGGCTTGCCCGTGCTACAACGCGAACACGCCGAGCGCCGTTCGGTGGTGGTGCCCAGTGGCAATACCGAGGCGTTTGTGGCCATCACGTTTGCCGCCTACAACGCCGGGCGCTGCCGGAATCTTGACGAAGACAACCGCTGCGGCATTTATGAGCGCCGCCCGTTGGTGTGCCGTATCTACCCGATGGAAATCAACCCGCACATCCCGCTGAACCCTGCCGCCAAGGACTGCCCGCCGGAATCCTGGGAACAGGGCCCGGCGCTGATCGTGGGAGGCGAGTTGGTGGACCAGCAGCTGGCAGAACTGATCCGCCGCTCCCGGCAGGCAGACCGTGACGACGTACACACCAAAGAGGCTGTGTGTGCGCTGCTGGGCATTCGCACCACCGCGCTAAAGGGCGATGGGTTTACCGCGTACCTTCCCGACATGCACGCCTTTGCCCAGGCCATCGAGCTGGCGGTTGACCAGCCATCCGTGGCCAGTGAGTGGGTGTTTCATGTGTCCGGCCTGGACATCGCCGAGCAGTTGCTGGATGCCGGCGCACAGATTGCTACCGAGGTGCCGGCCAACTACGCGTTTATTTCCTTGCGCACGGCTTGA
- a CDS encoding GNAT family N-acetyltransferase produces the protein MAEYFQLLRRDLTASLPAPQWPAETRLEHYRDELAPAIHAVLRMTQDQGGGRVASLEHWRQQFVTDAEFDPTLCLVASHRDGILGVAQCWTSAFIKNLSIHPCAQGQGLGRALLLHTFQVFKQRGEPYVDLKVRESNLRARQLYESAGMVFVLRDLVPAD, from the coding sequence GTGGCGGAATACTTCCAACTGCTGCGCCGCGACCTTACCGCCAGCCTGCCTGCGCCGCAGTGGCCAGCGGAGACCCGGCTGGAGCATTACCGCGACGAGCTGGCCCCGGCGATTCATGCGGTGTTGCGCATGACCCAGGATCAAGGCGGTGGTCGTGTCGCCAGCCTGGAACACTGGCGGCAGCAGTTCGTCACCGATGCCGAGTTCGACCCGACGCTGTGCCTGGTGGCCAGTCACCGTGACGGTATTCTCGGCGTGGCTCAATGCTGGACCAGCGCGTTTATCAAGAACCTCTCCATACACCCCTGCGCCCAAGGCCAGGGGCTGGGTCGCGCGTTGCTGCTGCACACCTTTCAGGTGTTCAAGCAGCGCGGCGAACCCTACGTAGACCTCAAAGTGCGCGAGAGCAACCTGCGCGCCCGGCAACTGTATGAAAGTGCAGGCATGGTCTTTGTGCTGCGCGACCTGGTCCCCGCAGACTGA
- a CDS encoding 2-hydroxyacid dehydrogenase, with product MKKTVLAFSRVTPHMIERLQQDFEVIAPDPKRGDINAQFNEALPHAHGLIGVGRKLGRAQLEGASKLEVVSSVSVGYDNYDVPYFNERGIMLTNTPDVLTESTADLAFALLMSSARRVAELDAWTKAGQWKASVGAPLFGCDVHGKTLGIVGMGNIGAAVARRGRLGFNMPILYSGNSRKTELEQQLGAQFRSLDQLLAESDFVCLVVPLSEKTRHLISTRELGLMKPSAILINISRGPVVDEPALIEALQTQKIRGAGLDVYEQEPLAESPLFQLSNAVTLPHIGSATNETREAMANRALDNLRSALLGQRPQDLVNPQVWKG from the coding sequence ATGAAAAAGACTGTCCTCGCCTTCAGCCGCGTCACCCCGCACATGATCGAACGCCTGCAACAGGACTTCGAGGTGATCGCGCCCGACCCCAAGCGCGGGGACATCAATGCTCAATTCAATGAAGCCCTGCCCCACGCCCACGGTTTGATCGGCGTGGGCCGCAAACTCGGGCGCGCGCAGCTTGAGGGCGCCAGCAAACTGGAAGTGGTCTCCAGCGTCTCGGTGGGCTACGACAATTACGACGTGCCGTACTTCAACGAGCGCGGGATCATGCTCACCAATACCCCCGACGTACTCACCGAAAGCACCGCCGACCTGGCCTTCGCCTTGCTGATGAGCAGCGCGCGCCGTGTGGCCGAACTGGACGCCTGGACCAAGGCCGGCCAGTGGAAAGCCAGCGTCGGCGCGCCGCTGTTCGGCTGCGACGTGCATGGCAAGACCCTCGGTATCGTCGGCATGGGCAATATCGGCGCGGCTGTCGCCCGACGTGGACGCCTGGGTTTCAATATGCCGATTCTGTACAGCGGGAACAGCCGCAAGACCGAGCTGGAACAGCAGCTGGGGGCGCAATTTCGCAGCCTGGACCAGTTGCTGGCCGAGTCGGACTTCGTTTGCCTGGTAGTGCCGTTAAGCGAAAAGACCCGCCACCTGATCAGCACCCGCGAGTTGGGGCTGATGAAGCCCAGCGCGATCCTGATCAATATTTCCCGTGGCCCGGTGGTGGATGAGCCGGCGCTGATCGAAGCGCTGCAAACCCAGAAAATCCGTGGCGCCGGGCTGGATGTGTATGAACAGGAGCCGCTGGCTGAATCGCCGCTGTTCCAGCTGAGCAATGCCGTGACCCTGCCGCACATCGGCTCGGCCACGAATGAAACCCGTGAGGCCATGGCCAACCGCGCCCTGGACAACCTGCGCAGCGCCCTGCTCGGCCAGCGTCCGCAGGATCTGGTGAACCCGCAGGTGTGGAAGGGCTGA
- a CDS encoding FUSC family protein, with protein MTSLPAPLRWLHSLEWRRGFFDWARSDGVTWVYIFKVLIAAFLTLWLAMRLELPQPRTAMITVFIVMQPQSGQVFAKSFYRFLGTLAGSAVMVFLIALFAQNTELFLGALAIWVGICTAGATRNRNFRAYGFVLAGYTAAMVGLPALAHPDGAFMAAVWRVLEISLGILCSTLVSAAILPQTSSAAMRNALYQRFGVFALFVTDGLRGRSQREGFEASNVRFIAEAVGLEGLRSVTVFEDPHMRRRNGRLSRLNSEFMSITTRFNALHQLLERLRTVEADHVVAAIKPGLQDLAEVLDGFSGRALTSPDAARLVNQLSAYKDGLPAKVRSLRATFQEGNPSEAEQLDFHTAYELLYRFVDDLHNYAQTHASLADHSHAREQWDETFIPKTNWLACAASGIRASFILIVLGSYWVATAWPSGATMTLIAAATVGLSAATPNPKRMAFQMACGTLIGALVGFVEMFFVFPWIDGFPLLCVMLAPVIIFGAFLASRPKYAGVGVGLLIFFSTGSVPDNLTVYNPYTFINDYIAMVIGMLVCAAAGAIILPPNSRWLWRRLEQDLREQVVYAISGKLKGLASSFESRTRDLLHQAYGLAVGQPQVQRDLLRWMFVVLEVGHAIIELRKEQAILPVHPAYAESQPWRQAIRVMGRSLVRLFLQPSASNLERGLIAVDHAISRVQATDEPFAPHFDTSALRRVKSYLHFIRTSLLDPQSPLAALKGSPHAA; from the coding sequence ATGACTTCCTTGCCTGCACCGCTGCGCTGGTTGCACTCCCTTGAGTGGCGCCGTGGCTTTTTCGACTGGGCACGCAGTGATGGCGTGACCTGGGTCTATATCTTCAAGGTGCTGATCGCTGCGTTCCTCACGCTGTGGTTGGCCATGCGCCTGGAGCTGCCGCAACCGCGTACCGCGATGATCACCGTGTTTATCGTGATGCAACCGCAGAGCGGCCAGGTGTTCGCCAAGAGCTTTTACCGCTTCCTCGGCACCCTGGCGGGTTCGGCGGTGATGGTCTTTTTGATTGCCTTGTTTGCGCAGAACACCGAATTGTTCCTCGGCGCATTGGCGATCTGGGTCGGCATTTGCACCGCTGGCGCAACGCGTAACCGCAACTTCCGCGCCTATGGTTTTGTGCTGGCTGGCTACACGGCGGCGATGGTGGGTTTGCCGGCCCTGGCGCACCCGGACGGCGCGTTCATGGCGGCGGTGTGGCGGGTGCTGGAAATTTCCCTGGGGATTCTCTGTTCCACGCTGGTCAGCGCCGCGATCCTGCCGCAGACCAGCAGCGCAGCCATGCGCAACGCCCTGTATCAGCGCTTTGGCGTGTTCGCGCTGTTCGTCACCGACGGCCTGCGTGGGCGCAGCCAGCGCGAAGGTTTTGAGGCCAGCAACGTGCGCTTTATCGCCGAAGCCGTGGGCCTGGAAGGCTTGCGCAGCGTCACCGTGTTTGAAGACCCGCATATGCGTCGGCGCAACGGTCGGCTCAGCCGCCTCAACAGCGAGTTCATGAGCATTACTACGCGTTTCAATGCGCTGCACCAGCTGTTGGAACGGCTGCGCACGGTTGAAGCCGATCATGTGGTCGCGGCGATCAAGCCCGGCCTGCAGGACCTTGCCGAAGTGCTCGACGGCTTCTCCGGCCGTGCCCTCACCAGCCCCGACGCCGCGCGCCTGGTCAACCAACTGAGCGCCTACAAGGACGGCCTGCCCGCCAAAGTGCGCAGCCTGCGTGCCACCTTCCAGGAAGGCAACCCGAGCGAAGCCGAGCAGCTGGATTTTCATACGGCCTACGAGCTGCTGTACCGCTTCGTCGACGACCTGCACAACTACGCGCAGACCCACGCCTCCCTGGCTGATCACAGCCATGCACGCGAGCAGTGGGATGAAACCTTTATCCCCAAAACCAACTGGCTGGCCTGCGCCGCTTCGGGGATTCGCGCGTCGTTCATCCTGATCGTGCTCGGCAGCTACTGGGTGGCCACCGCCTGGCCGAGTGGCGCGACCATGACCCTGATCGCCGCCGCCACCGTTGGCCTGTCCGCCGCCACACCCAACCCCAAACGCATGGCGTTCCAGATGGCCTGCGGCACCTTGATCGGCGCATTGGTGGGCTTCGTCGAAATGTTCTTCGTGTTCCCCTGGATCGACGGTTTCCCGCTGCTGTGCGTGATGCTTGCGCCGGTGATCATCTTCGGCGCCTTCCTCGCCTCACGGCCAAAATATGCGGGCGTCGGTGTGGGCCTGCTGATTTTCTTCAGCACCGGCTCGGTGCCGGACAACCTCACGGTCTACAACCCCTACACCTTTATCAACGACTACATCGCCATGGTCATCGGCATGCTGGTGTGCGCGGCGGCGGGGGCGATCATCCTGCCGCCCAACAGCCGTTGGCTGTGGCGCCGCCTCGAGCAGGACCTGCGTGAGCAAGTGGTGTATGCGATCAGTGGCAAGCTCAAGGGCCTGGCGTCGAGTTTCGAAAGCCGCACCCGCGACCTGCTGCACCAGGCTTACGGCCTCGCCGTCGGCCAGCCGCAAGTGCAGCGCGACCTGCTGCGCTGGATGTTCGTGGTGCTGGAAGTCGGCCACGCGATCATCGAACTGCGTAAGGAGCAGGCGATTTTGCCGGTGCACCCGGCCTATGCCGAATCCCAGCCATGGCGCCAGGCAATCCGCGTGATGGGCCGCTCGCTGGTGCGGCTGTTCCTGCAGCCCAGCGCGAGCAACCTGGAGCGCGGGCTAATTGCCGTCGACCATGCGATCAGCCGCGTGCAGGCCACCGACGAACCTTTCGCCCCGCACTTCGACACCTCGGCCCTGCGCCGGGTGAAAAGCTACCTGCACTTTATTCGCACCTCGTTGCTTGACCCGCAATCGCCGCTGGCTGCCCTCAAAGGATCTCCACATGCCGCGTGA
- a CDS encoding DUF1656 domain-containing protein produces MPREIAFHGLYMPTMTLMFLIAAALAWALDRFLAGFDLYRFFWHPALLRLSLFVCLFGALALTVYR; encoded by the coding sequence ATGCCGCGTGAAATAGCCTTTCACGGCCTCTACATGCCGACCATGACCCTGATGTTCTTGATCGCGGCCGCGCTTGCCTGGGCCCTGGATCGCTTCCTGGCCGGGTTCGACCTGTACCGTTTTTTCTGGCACCCGGCGTTGCTGCGCCTGAGCCTGTTCGTTTGCCTGTTCGGCGCGCTGGCGCTGACCGTCTACCGTTGA
- a CDS encoding efflux transporter outer membrane subunit encodes MPRRINRELKALSVWALSLAISGCIGTGGIAPQGQALNANNLVTDEAIQSAARDAHWPTTHWWQAYGDPQLNRWVELATQNSPSMAMAAARVREARAMAGIAESAESLQINSDTTLKRHNWPKDQFYGPGELSGANTWDNNSSLGLSYALDLWGRESNSTERAVDLAHMSAAEARQAQLELQNNVVRAYIQLSLHYANRDIVAATLAQQQQILDLANKRLNAGIGTHFDVSQAETPLPETHRQLDALDEEIALSHNQLAALAGKGPGEGAQLQRPSLALAAPLKLPSSLPAQLLGQRPDVVASRWQVAAQARGIDVAHAGFYPNVDLVGSLGFVATGGTMLGFLSGQKFNYNVGPAITLPIFDGGRLRAQLGEASAGYDIAVAKYNQTLVNALKGISDQLIRRESMDKQSAFAAQSVASAQKTYDIAMIAYQRGLTDYLNVLNAQTLLFRQQQVEQQVQAARLSAHAELVTALGGGLGAGNDMPQDAKSLPGKTPAALAVFDH; translated from the coding sequence GTGCCGCGTCGCATCAACAGAGAGCTGAAGGCTCTCAGTGTCTGGGCCTTATCGTTAGCAATCAGCGGCTGCATCGGAACCGGAGGAATCGCCCCTCAAGGCCAGGCCCTCAACGCCAATAACCTGGTCACCGACGAAGCGATCCAGAGCGCCGCCCGAGACGCCCACTGGCCCACCACCCACTGGTGGCAAGCCTACGGCGATCCGCAATTGAACCGCTGGGTGGAACTTGCCACGCAAAACAGCCCGAGCATGGCCATGGCCGCCGCGCGGGTGCGTGAAGCGCGGGCCATGGCCGGGATTGCCGAGTCGGCCGAGTCGTTGCAGATCAACAGTGACACTACCCTCAAGCGCCACAATTGGCCGAAGGATCAGTTTTACGGTCCGGGCGAATTGAGCGGCGCCAACACCTGGGACAACAATTCGTCCCTGGGCCTGAGTTACGCCCTCGACCTGTGGGGCCGCGAAAGTAACAGCACCGAACGCGCCGTCGACCTGGCCCATATGAGCGCTGCCGAAGCGCGCCAGGCCCAGCTCGAATTGCAAAACAACGTGGTGCGCGCCTATATCCAGCTGTCGTTGCACTATGCCAACCGCGACATCGTTGCCGCCACGTTGGCCCAGCAACAGCAAATTCTCGACCTGGCCAACAAACGCCTGAATGCCGGGATCGGCACCCATTTTGATGTCAGCCAGGCTGAAACGCCGTTGCCGGAAACCCATCGCCAACTCGATGCCTTGGACGAAGAAATCGCCCTGAGCCATAACCAGCTGGCGGCGTTGGCGGGCAAAGGTCCGGGTGAAGGCGCGCAACTGCAACGGCCGAGCCTGGCCCTCGCCGCGCCGCTGAAATTGCCATCGAGCTTGCCGGCGCAATTGCTTGGTCAGCGCCCGGACGTGGTCGCCAGCCGTTGGCAAGTCGCCGCCCAGGCCCGAGGCATTGATGTGGCCCATGCCGGTTTCTACCCCAATGTCGACCTGGTCGGTAGCCTGGGTTTCGTCGCTACCGGCGGCACCATGCTGGGCTTTCTCAGCGGTCAGAAATTCAACTACAACGTCGGCCCGGCGATCACCTTGCCGATCTTCGACGGCGGCCGTTTGCGCGCGCAGTTGGGCGAGGCCAGCGCCGGTTATGACATCGCCGTGGCCAAGTACAACCAGACTCTGGTCAATGCGCTCAAGGGCATCAGCGACCAGTTGATCCGCCGCGAATCCATGGACAAGCAGTCGGCCTTTGCCGCGCAGTCGGTGGCCTCGGCACAGAAAACCTACGACATCGCGATGATCGCCTATCAGCGCGGCCTTACCGACTACCTCAATGTGCTGAACGCCCAGACCCTGCTGTTCCGCCAGCAACAGGTGGAGCAACAGGTGCAGGCCGCGCGCCTGAGTGCCCATGCCGAACTGGTGACCGCCCTGGGTGGCGGGCTCGGCGCCGGTAACGATATGCCACAAGATGCCAAGAGTCTCCCCGGCAAAACCCCGGCGGCGCTTGCCGTGTTTGATCACTGA